CAGCGGGCGAGCAGCGCCGGATCCAGCGCCGCCAACCGGGGGTAGATGAGCCGGCTCGCCATGGGCCCGGTCCGCTACCGCCCCGCCATCGCCGACACCGGTTCGTCAGGCCGGGTCGAATCGGCGAAGCCACTGTCAACGTCCGGGACCGCGCGTAGTGTGCTCACCGTCGCGGCCCGGCAGCGGGGCCCGGCAGCCCCGCCGGCCGTGGTTTTGCGCGGGGTGGGCCGAGTGGACACGTCGTCGTTTCCTGTCGGTAGGTGTGCACGCCCTCACCTTCGAGCGTCGGTCACCGACGATCCTCGCGACCCGGACACGATGAGGCAAGGGCTGTGGCCGCATGTCACGAAAGCGCGGGGCTCTCCGTCTGTGCACTGCTGAGCCATACGCCCCCGAGGCCATACCCCCCGAGCTATAGGCCGCCGACGCCGAGGGAGATGATTCCCACCCGTTGATCGTCTCCGGATGCGACGAGCGCGATCTCTTGCCCTGCCCAACGACCGCGGTTCAGAGCCAGCGACAGACAATCGCTTTGCAGACCGCCGAACTGATCCGCGACTGACGCCCGGGTCAGACGAGACCCGGGGGTCCCACGCTCGCTTTGCAAGTCGGCATGCTGAGCGCCACATGACAGTACTGATCATCCGGGCACGGACACGCGTGCAGCATCGGCAAAACGCGGACAGAGCATTGCCGGGCCGCAAGGCGCCGCTCTGCACAGCGAGCGGCCGGCGCTGACCACGGGGACGTCAGTCGCGACCGGCGGCTGGGCGTCGCCGTGACCGGGCAGGGCGAGGTGAGCCGCGCTCACGCCGCTCGGCTGCGTCGCCGCCCTCACCGACGACTCGTCGCTGAGGCTTCGTCGACGCTGCTGCGGTGTCGGGTGCCGCATTCTCGGGCGGCCCGAGGACGAGTTCGGTCATCATCGCGGCTGCCCGGGCAGCCCGTTCCTTGTGGACGTGCGAGTAGATGGTCCGAGTTATGACGACGCTGTCGTGGCCGAGGATCTCGGCGACGACCTGCTCATCGATGCCGGCGAAGATCATGCTCGTCGCAGTCGAGTGCCGGGCATCATGTAGCCGGATCTCCGGTAGGACGGAGTCGGGATGCGCCTTGTTGTAGGCGACAATCATCCTGCGGAAGCTCCTGGACAGGCGCTCCGGATGCAACGGTCCACCCGCCTTGTGTTCGGGGTGACGCACACCATCGTGAACGAATACGTACCCGGTGTCTTGCCACCCATCGGCCGCGATCGCGGCTTCACGTTCGGCTTCCCAGCGGCGACGATGATCCTTCATGATCTCGACGAGGAACGAGTCGAGCGGGATGAGGCGGCCTTGGCCTTGGCCCTTGGTGGTCTCCCGCTCGATGACCCGGCCGGCGTGGGCAGTGCGATTGCGAATCAGGTGGATTGTGCCGTGCTCGAGATCGACCTCGGGCCAGCGAACGCCGAGCAGCTCGCCGCGTCGAGAGCCGCGGGTGAAGTACAGCCAGTACAGGGCGATGAGCCGATGGGCCTTGTAGTGCTGCAGGAAGGCGAGGATCTGCTCCGGCTCCCAGACGTTGTAGCGGCCCCGGTCGGCGCGGGCAGGTGTGCGTGGAAGGTCATCCTTGTTGATCTGCGAGCACGGGTTCGCCTGCCGTAGCGGCGGGTTGCGGGTGATCGCATCACGGAAGCAAGCTCGCAGGATGGCGTGTATGTAGGCGACGGTGCGCTGCGACAGCTTGCCATTGCCGCCAGGGCTGCCGTGCCCGAGGAGCTCATCGTAGAGCTCGCTGAGGTGCCGGGCGTTGACCTGCTGTATCCGCAGCTGACCTAGCTGCGGCCGGATGTGCAGCCGGATGTTCTTCCGGTAGGACTCGAAGGTGGTTTCGCTCATCGTGCCGAGACGTACTCGGCGCTGGATAACGTTCTCCCACTCGTTGAGCCATTCGCCGACGGTGACTCGGCTCGGGGCGAGGATTTTCCCCTCGTTGTTGTCCGCGGTCTTCAGCAGGTCACGCAGCCAGCGGGTGGCCGCCGCCTGGCTGGAGAAGCCCTTCCTGCGATGTCGCCGCCCGTCGACGGTGATCTCGGCCGTGTAGGTGCCGGAGGCCGGGTCCTGGTAGGTGGTGCCCTCGCCCTTGCTGCGTCGAGCCATGTGAACCGTCCCCGGGGAGATCGTGCGGCGACAGCGGCGTGCCGCCGGCCGCCTCTTTATGATCCGCTCAGCGTCCGCCAGCGTTTCGGGTTATCCACAGCCTCAGATCGGCGGAAGT
The nucleotide sequence above comes from Mycobacteriales bacterium. Encoded proteins:
- a CDS encoding tyrosine-type recombinase/integrase, which gives rise to MARRSKGEGTTYQDPASGTYTAEITVDGRRHRRKGFSSQAAATRWLRDLLKTADNNEGKILAPSRVTVGEWLNEWENVIQRRVRLGTMSETTFESYRKNIRLHIRPQLGQLRIQQVNARHLSELYDELLGHGSPGGNGKLSQRTVAYIHAILRACFRDAITRNPPLRQANPCSQINKDDLPRTPARADRGRYNVWEPEQILAFLQHYKAHRLIALYWLYFTRGSRRGELLGVRWPEVDLEHGTIHLIRNRTAHAGRVIERETTKGQGQGRLIPLDSFLVEIMKDHRRRWEAEREAAIAADGWQDTGYVFVHDGVRHPEHKAGGPLHPERLSRSFRRMIVAYNKAHPDSVLPEIRLHDARHSTATSMIFAGIDEQVVAEILGHDSVVITRTIYSHVHKERAARAAAMMTELVLGPPENAAPDTAAASTKPQRRVVGEGGDAAERRERGSPRPARSRRRPAAGRD